From the Pontiella agarivorans genome, one window contains:
- a CDS encoding glycoside hydrolase family 98 domain-containing protein yields the protein MGKWIIVFASAWVFVADAVSLNEAFVTPESTKVTVCDDQIETASRMAAPSEGSGFIWGGYTHASVSAWQGSILISGNNHRMELYAVGSGGDDATSSANYRGTYAYTLFDASGGTVPDAAISLSRIRVNVQRAASGQSLRWLVRDDAGQWFLSATTTSVSSGIHSINVADLSWLRVDASAEAYMNTSSNGVSRVKTAIADPASLVSISPDLSAVTGGGFYVESGDENSAEVENFILNEITWESDQIELISPLDAMEVTDIALSFRWWRLSGEDAYHLQVSSDAGFSTLLIDELVFALPGDDPQADGKAFWNDYQQVGYLPETVLPADEYYWRVRPFDTNNVAHGPWSAVRSVVLNEDHSKRLPERAISPENPLFSLEVWATDAELTENYWADYWGHIPADIKPYTCISFNRGKAFDHETWLEAYGRVKESGMNFMIMAAGPNPFQSWEPLTELEWVFQHVPNVQGIIIGESFWVYSKVQWKENAAEIIRYMNRVIQLCAKYGKYYMMADGNWMASWRWDRYFAKDERFGRGTHDQTWMDPDFLREHKAWLVFAPKSNITWDAYQMSGATQGAWLAGLFDHLGYWAESWFWRDVGFNQPFDPPLGYDEGDFKYMPPSFWNNMLMLGTAQGASVYFISGQGNTTMNEYDPDSSEPFTALWDRKGQKTPVLDNIIIPFIRALSSGALIPTKEEVLGELKIAVRPGPNDEPMNGVPSPVTYRKYDALYKGTFGVEDSAPDDHMGGEMWDIIPQTGRYPFIPILPDPVQTLSNTTDLVVVDVASLTNAVEVTALFNAYYPLRYTGDAWVNLVGDKFSIMNSKENQDVTQDFSINMEGGTITRLSGTIRPFKHILGRRANLGHSLILHANTSVTNEPTTLTLLCDSASEPMLTVEPASALLSKVWNGTELTFTLSHINYAVNIRVDLPLPVAITNMGLTAEGFYAFDVLTSADFENDIQASEDLASNGWNTVETVMNTDFFTFVDTNVPAYETRFYRIRLREKESVVE from the coding sequence ATGGGAAAATGGATTATAGTTTTTGCGAGTGCATGGGTTTTTGTCGCTGATGCGGTCTCATTGAATGAAGCCTTCGTTACACCGGAATCGACCAAGGTTACGGTTTGCGATGATCAAATTGAAACGGCTTCACGCATGGCCGCGCCATCCGAGGGATCGGGGTTTATTTGGGGGGGCTATACGCATGCATCGGTCAGTGCGTGGCAGGGCAGTATTTTAATTTCGGGTAATAATCACCGAATGGAACTTTATGCCGTCGGCAGTGGCGGGGACGACGCAACGAGTTCAGCCAATTATCGGGGAACTTATGCGTATACGCTTTTTGATGCGTCAGGGGGAACGGTTCCGGATGCAGCGATCAGCTTATCGCGTATTCGTGTGAATGTGCAGCGCGCCGCGTCCGGGCAATCCTTACGCTGGCTGGTTCGGGATGATGCCGGCCAGTGGTTTCTTTCAGCGACCACAACGTCGGTTTCTTCGGGAATACATTCGATTAACGTTGCAGACCTAAGCTGGTTGCGGGTGGATGCTTCGGCTGAAGCCTATATGAATACGTCTTCGAACGGAGTCTCCCGCGTAAAAACCGCCATTGCCGATCCGGCATCGCTTGTAAGCATTTCACCTGATTTATCGGCCGTTACCGGCGGCGGATTTTATGTTGAATCAGGGGACGAAAATTCAGCAGAGGTGGAAAATTTTATTTTAAATGAAATAACCTGGGAGAGTGATCAGATCGAATTAATTTCACCGCTTGATGCCATGGAGGTGACCGATATTGCTTTATCATTCCGTTGGTGGCGGTTGTCAGGAGAGGATGCTTATCATCTGCAGGTCAGTTCCGATGCCGGCTTTTCAACGCTACTGATTGATGAGCTTGTTTTTGCCCTTCCCGGTGATGATCCGCAGGCAGATGGGAAGGCTTTCTGGAATGACTATCAGCAGGTGGGATATCTGCCGGAAACAGTGCTGCCGGCGGATGAATATTATTGGCGGGTCCGCCCTTTTGACACCAATAACGTTGCGCACGGTCCATGGTCCGCAGTGCGGAGTGTCGTGCTGAATGAAGATCACAGTAAACGCCTGCCCGAGCGGGCGATTTCGCCGGAGAATCCACTTTTTTCTCTGGAGGTTTGGGCAACGGATGCGGAGCTGACTGAAAATTACTGGGCTGATTACTGGGGACATATACCGGCGGACATCAAACCGTATACCTGTATTTCATTTAATCGGGGGAAAGCGTTCGATCATGAAACCTGGCTGGAGGCCTATGGCCGCGTAAAAGAATCGGGGATGAATTTCATGATCATGGCAGCCGGTCCGAATCCGTTCCAAAGCTGGGAACCGCTGACAGAACTGGAATGGGTGTTTCAGCATGTGCCGAATGTTCAGGGGATAATTATCGGAGAAAGTTTCTGGGTCTACAGCAAGGTTCAATGGAAGGAGAATGCTGCAGAAATCATCCGGTATATGAACCGGGTTATTCAGCTCTGCGCCAAATATGGAAAATATTACATGATGGCCGATGGCAACTGGATGGCATCCTGGCGTTGGGATCGTTATTTTGCGAAGGATGAACGGTTTGGACGGGGGACTCATGACCAAACCTGGATGGATCCTGATTTTCTGCGGGAACATAAGGCGTGGCTGGTCTTTGCACCTAAAAGTAATATTACGTGGGATGCTTATCAGATGTCCGGCGCCACACAGGGGGCCTGGTTGGCCGGTTTGTTTGATCATCTGGGCTATTGGGCGGAATCGTGGTTCTGGCGCGATGTGGGATTCAATCAGCCGTTTGATCCGCCGCTTGGATATGATGAAGGCGATTTCAAATACATGCCGCCGAGTTTCTGGAATAATATGCTGATGTTAGGGACGGCGCAGGGGGCTTCTGTTTACTTTATCAGCGGGCAGGGAAATACGACGATGAATGAATACGATCCGGATTCTTCGGAGCCCTTCACGGCCCTGTGGGATCGGAAAGGACAAAAGACGCCGGTTTTGGATAACATCATTATCCCGTTCATTCGGGCGCTAAGTTCGGGCGCGCTTATTCCGACGAAGGAAGAGGTTCTTGGCGAGTTGAAAATTGCAGTACGTCCCGGACCGAATGATGAACCCATGAACGGGGTACCCAGCCCTGTTACGTATCGGAAGTATGATGCGCTGTATAAAGGAACGTTCGGGGTTGAAGATTCTGCTCCCGATGATCATATGGGCGGAGAGATGTGGGACATCATTCCGCAGACCGGACGGTATCCGTTTATTCCGATTCTGCCGGATCCGGTGCAGACTCTTTCAAACACGACTGACCTTGTGGTGGTTGATGTGGCCTCACTTACGAATGCAGTGGAGGTGACGGCATTGTTCAATGCGTATTACCCGCTGCGTTACACGGGCGATGCGTGGGTAAATTTGGTGGGCGATAAATTTTCCATCATGAACAGCAAGGAGAATCAGGATGTTACGCAGGATTTTTCTATTAACATGGAGGGCGGGACGATAACCCGCCTTTCAGGAACCATTCGGCCCTTTAAGCATATTCTGGGACGCCGGGCCAATTTAGGGCACTCCCTGATTCTTCATGCAAACACGTCTGTTACGAATGAACCCACAACACTTACTTTGCTCTGTGATTCAGCATCTGAGCCAATGCTGACTGTTGAGCCCGCTTCGGCCCTGCTTTCCAAGGTGTGGAACGGGACCGAGCTGACCTTTACGCTATCGCACATAAATTATGCCGTGAACATTCGGGTGGATCTGCCGCTGCCGGTTGCGATTACCAACATGGGCCTGACTGCCGAAGGATTTTATGCCTTTGATGTCTTAACTTCTGCCGATTTTGAAAATGATATTCAGGCGTCGGAGGATCTGGCTTCCAATGGTTGGAACACCGTGGAAACCGTGATGAATACGGATTTTTTCACGTTTGTGGATACCAATGTTCCCGCCTATGAAACCCGGTTCTATCGGATTAGGTTAAGAGAGAAAGAGTCAGTGGTTGAATAA
- a CDS encoding alpha-L-fucosidase: MKTKQIISISVCTLMSLTSFGNPSGQQDVDGSAAAYSDSDSTEKIVPRIEERDGKKFYYWPMWNKSKNGKLQVKKPHTTHPDAQWWPQAGLGIFMHWGIVSEFEPSGEAWAGRWTPERARKGQFYPEQKIWDAAKTFNPTKYDPEKWMSAAAKAGFKYAVLTTKHHDGYALWDSDWALMGVRQYLNGRDLVAPFVEACRNNNLKVGFYYSGMDWYFIRDYMNFSFDPNKKMNYKGEFVSTLPKQPKSMWPAYQEYNAAQVKELIAKFDPDIWWGDGGHGLPMEEIRKLRPGIVCNNRDSGGGDHATAEGFGMAKPEYIKPVLANGWWWEVNSIITKGSWHYDKYKSEEVYPSDKVLMELAKARCMGGNFLANIGPRPDGQFQEQAYRLFDDMAEWMETNSNSVFGINGGGPWPEQCNVPITCRDNVWFFHAFKHEATKSNPIVFNGAGKPVAVTLMRTGDKLPFEYKNGVLKLTVPEKLKAGKVTDVIIVEFGKDFDLKPYLFTHWN, from the coding sequence ATGAAAACCAAACAGATTATATCTATTTCAGTCTGTACGTTGATGAGCCTGACTTCCTTCGGGAACCCTTCAGGGCAACAGGATGTGGATGGCAGTGCCGCTGCATACAGCGACTCGGACAGCACGGAAAAAATCGTTCCTCGGATCGAAGAGCGGGACGGTAAAAAGTTTTATTACTGGCCGATGTGGAACAAGAGTAAGAATGGGAAATTACAGGTAAAGAAGCCGCATACGACTCATCCGGATGCGCAGTGGTGGCCGCAAGCCGGACTCGGTATTTTTATGCACTGGGGCATTGTCAGTGAATTTGAGCCGAGCGGTGAAGCCTGGGCTGGACGGTGGACGCCGGAGCGAGCGAGGAAGGGCCAGTTTTATCCTGAACAGAAAATCTGGGATGCCGCCAAAACCTTTAATCCCACAAAGTATGATCCTGAAAAATGGATGTCCGCAGCGGCAAAGGCCGGATTTAAATATGCCGTTTTGACCACAAAGCATCATGACGGTTATGCGCTGTGGGATTCTGATTGGGCTTTGATGGGCGTGCGGCAGTATCTGAACGGGCGCGATCTGGTGGCTCCGTTTGTGGAAGCCTGCCGAAATAATAATTTAAAGGTCGGGTTCTACTATTCCGGTATGGACTGGTATTTCATTCGCGACTACATGAATTTCAGTTTTGATCCGAATAAAAAAATGAACTACAAGGGCGAATTTGTTTCTACGCTTCCGAAACAGCCGAAAAGCATGTGGCCTGCATACCAGGAATATAATGCGGCACAGGTGAAAGAACTGATTGCCAAATTTGATCCGGATATTTGGTGGGGCGACGGCGGACATGGATTGCCTATGGAGGAAATTCGCAAACTGCGTCCCGGAATTGTCTGTAATAATCGCGATTCGGGCGGTGGCGACCATGCCACGGCGGAAGGGTTTGGTATGGCCAAGCCGGAATACATCAAGCCGGTGCTGGCCAATGGTTGGTGGTGGGAAGTTAACAGCATCATCACGAAAGGCTCGTGGCATTACGATAAATATAAAAGTGAAGAGGTGTACCCGTCCGATAAAGTGCTGATGGAGCTCGCGAAGGCGCGTTGCATGGGCGGAAACTTTCTGGCCAATATCGGCCCGCGTCCGGATGGTCAATTTCAGGAGCAGGCCTATCGTTTATTTGATGACATGGCGGAATGGATGGAAACGAACAGCAATTCTGTTTTCGGCATCAACGGGGGCGGCCCCTGGCCGGAACAGTGCAACGTGCCGATCACCTGCCGCGACAATGTATGGTTTTTTCATGCCTTTAAACATGAAGCCACGAAAAGCAACCCCATCGTTTTCAACGGGGCGGGCAAACCGGTTGCTGTTACGCTGATGCGAACCGGCGACAAACTGCCGTTTGAATATAAAAACGGTGTTTTAAAATTAACGGTTCCTGAAAAATTAAAAGCGGGGAAGGTCACGGATGTGATCATTGTTGAGTTTGGAAAGGACTTTGATCTGAAACCGTATCTTTTCACACACTGGAACTAG